Part of the Ctenopharyngodon idella isolate HZGC_01 chromosome 8, HZGC01, whole genome shotgun sequence genome, tgaaaagagcTGTACTGCACAAATAAAATCGACAAATGTTATTTGATTTATGTATGATCTAAAGTACACAATAGGAGAATTCCATCAACCAATGCATGCCGAACAACGTAATACTGTAACTAAAAGAACTGAAAAATAGTCCCATCATCAATCAACTGTAAAGAAGGCATTCTAAACAGGAAGTCTGAAAGCTTCTCAGTTACCAAAGGGGAACTTCATATGAAAACAAGCATTTCAGAGTTTTCAGTGTACACTCCTCTGGTCAGAAGAGCGGATTATCCCTGGGATTATCCAGTTGGCAGGGGAATAATAATTCTAGAAAACATTGTAATCCAAGAGATTTACTTCTCACACTTTATCTTTCATTCCTCCCACGTGTCTACCCAACCAAAACGTGTCATTCATTCATCTGAAACGTGTCTTCCTTTTTTCATACTCTAGTGAATGGATCTCTTTTCATTTACATAGGGTGAGCATGTGAACTCAGTccataattaaataacatatgaCAGCACCTGGTGGACAGATAACAATGCAAATGACATTAACCACTGAGATAAACCCAAAATAAATCACCCATGAAAATCTACCTCCAGAGCTTGTCCCTGAgtatgtcacatgacttcatGTCAAATCATGATGTCACCATTTTCTGGATGAGCTTTTGCCAAATTGATGGCTTctacttctcttttttttttttctatcatttTTGGCCCTTAAAATTCATATAAActcatatttatatgtataaaatgtaaatattaaaataaatttaaaaaatgcactaCTGCACAATGCCATCCCAAAGCCaggaaaaaaagttaatattcaGATATATATaagctgtgttcgaaatcaccctctataccctcattcactattccctacattactccactaatatagtccacttgaaggagtgaatgaaaactagtgagtgaattcagacactgagtgtGCCAGAAGGACGCTTTTgtatagtttgtgcttgctgtttaataatcatttgaaacttagcaaactagcaactccagtagtaatgaaaagatttatcttgaaccctgtcatggaaactagcatgaataaacattattaagcaattaaataatcaatcaaaaaggaatttatacctgtataaTATCGCGCTGTACAAATATTGGAaacagcggtttggaaaatggatggatggatgattcagctttgggtgccatcttctggcgagtcgcgggaattcattcggcacaaccctcacagtgcattatgggtattctctagctgttGAGCGAACATGAGTTGTatactcgttattgcggtgcattaaGGGATCGAAtgggctcaccaaaattggacaatagaagattagAAAAATGTTGTCTGttctgatgagtctcgatttctgctgcgaccttcagatggtagggtcaaAATTTGGTGTATACAACATGAAAACATGGATCCATCCTGTCTTATATCAACGGTTCAgtctggtggtgtaatggtgtatATATACCATTCAAAACGGtaagtaaaaatgtgaaatgttattacaatgatgtattttatgtgtaTTGTGAATGTGTTTGGCGACACTGTCACCTCAGTCGCTGAGAGGTTTCAGGAGGCGAAGAAACAAGTGGCGACCTTCCAGAGTATCTCCCTCGCTGAACTCAGGTCTCAGGGGCTGCTAGGCGGGAGCAGTCCCAGCCGTCTACGAGCTCTTCGTATTGGGCGCAGCAGAAACAGAGTGTCTCATCTTTGGCTAAGAGGTCCTGACGCCAGTGGTGTCAGACCTCTGAGCGCAGGCCCCTCCGGGGGGAAATGGATTACACCTCATCATACGGTGCTTGCGTTCCCTCAGTGCCCTCAGCTGACTACTTTGAAATACACAGTAGTAAAATACACAGGATTCAGTTTGGTTCTCATCTGCCTCAGTTCACTGGGATCCTGCCAACAGTGGTAGGCCCCGGGCAGGCTCTGGTAATGGAGCAAGAAGTCAGGCCATAGAACATGTTGCTCATCCAGAGAGAGAGTCCAGGTTAATTCCAAAAAAGGATGGGGGGTTGCATCAAATTCAAGATCTGCGCCAGCTGAATTGCATGTTAAAAACTTTCAAGTTCAAGATGTAATGTTGAAACTAATCGTGACTCAAATCAGATCCgaggactgtttttttttttacaatagatCTCCAGGACGGATACGTCCACATATCTATCCTTCCTCAACACAGCAAGTTCCTTAGGTTTGCTTTCAGGGGCGAAGCTTACTACACTGCTCAAAAAGATTAAAGGAatactttgaaaacacatcagatctcaatggggaaaaatatgctggaaatctatactgatatggactggataatgtgttaggaacgaaaggatgccacatcgtttgatggaaatgaaaattaccaacctacagaggactgaatttaAAGACACCCCGAAGATCAAAGtgaaaaatgatgcagcaggctagtccattttgctgaaatttcattgcagcaactcaaaatggtactcagtagtttgtatgaccgaaacataatgtcccagaggtattctattggatttaggtcaggcgagccTGGGGGCCAATTAACGGTATCagttccttcatcctccaggaactgcctgcatactctcggcacatgaggccgggcattgtcgtgcaccaggaggaacccaggacctatgcaccagcgtagggtctgacaatgggtccaaggatttcatcccgatacctaatggcagtcagggtgctattgtctagcctgtagaggtctgtgtgtccctccatggatatgcctccccagaccatcactgacccaccaccaaaaccggtcatgctgaacgatgttacaggcagcataacgttctccacggcttctccagaccctttcacgtctgtcacatGCTCAGGGtaaacctgctctcatctgtgaaaagcacagggcgccagtggcggacctgccaattctggtgttcataATTTGGAGGGAGTTTGGCCAGGGGGAAGTGGACCTGTTTGCATCTCAAGAAACAATTCACAGACCACTCTGGTTCTCATGCATCCAGCCCCACTAGGATTGGATGGTGCAAACATCACCGATTCTGTGTCTGTATGCCTTTCCTTCAATCGCGCTGCTCCCAGGAATTCTAGAGAGGGTCCGCAGGGACGGGGTCCATGTAATATTAGTAGCCCCATTTGGGCCGGTCCAAGGATGGTTTTTGGGCTTGATGTCTCTCCTTGACAGCTATCCTTTGGATATTCCTGTCAGGAGGGACCTTCAGTCTCAGGCAGGGGGCACAAACACCCCCACCCGAAACTGAGGTTGTTGAGACCATACTTAACTGTAGAGCTCCCTCTATGAGGAAACTATTCGCCTTGAAGTGGAGAGTTTTCACTCCATGGTGCAGATATCGCCAGTTGGACCTAATTAACTGTCCAATTGGCTGGAGTTACTTCGGGATCTGTTCTCCACAGGGCTATCCACCTCAACTTTAAAGGCCTATGTGGCAGCCATAGCTGCTTACCTTTGGCTGGTGGGTCATTTGGGAGAAACCCATGGGTGTCACGTTTCCTACATGGTGCTTTGAGGCTGAGGCCTACAAGCCACACGAGGGTTCAGACTTGAGATCTGGCCATTGTTCTGGAAGGCCTGTTGACAGCGCCTTTTAAGCCCATTGAAACGTCGCAGAGAAATTTCTAACTTCTGCTGGCTATTATGTCTCTAAAGAATATTGGAGACATTCAGGCCCTGTCAGTTGTCCCAGGGTACGTACTTAAGGTCATCACCCAATGTGGCGTGATCTATAGTGTTGCAGGCCTTTTGCCCTCCTCCCTTTCAGATGTCAGACTAGGAGAAGCTAAACTTGCTATGCCCAATCAGGGCATTGGATGCTTATATCCAAAGAGCTGCCCTGTGGTGAAAGTCTGATCAATTGTTTTTGTGCTTCTGGCCACCTAGACGAGGGTCCCCAGCAACCAAGCAAAGGACGAGCAAGTGGATAGTTTGCATATGAGGTGTGTGTTCAGCCTTTACCTATGGCTGTCAGAGCTCATTCGACTAAAAGTATGGCAGCTTCCCTATCAAGGGAAGCAGCTATCCCTACAAGAAGTTTGTGATGCGGCTGGATGGTCCTCTCGGCTCACATTTGTGAAGTTCCCATATTATTAACGTTCCTATAGTGTAGTAACTTCCAATGCAGCGCGAGATCCCTTGAAAtggaacatctcaggttacgactgtaaccatggttccctaaAAAAAGATGTTGTGTCGCCCTATGATCGACTTGCTTCAGCCAATCCGAAGCTGACAATGTTTGGTCCGGGTGCGCTTTATAgcttcctggtcatgacgtcacacaCCGCAGGATGACGTCCCATGACATTCCTGATTACTCACATGCTTCAAGACACAATCACGCAGAAGCGTTCCCATAGCATCGTAACTTCTGATGAAAAAAAACCATTTGACTTTAATTAAAGGGTagatttttatgaatattttgaatgaaagttCACAGTCAGTTTTGCTAATATTTACCAAGGATGACAATATTTGTGGcacatttattcctgtgatgacaaagcaatcattattccagtcttcagtgtcacataatctctcagaaatcattctaataatatgctaatttgctgctaaaaaaacacttcttattataaatgttgctgCTTAAAgttgcaatatgtaagaattttgcagtaaaatatccaaaaaccactaggccaatgttatatattttgttcacttgagtacttacaatatcccaaatgtttgcaactatttgtaagttgtgagaaaattgcaattttaaccaagacTCTGGGACATGTGAgaagtcgcctgtcaattgcgtcatacccgcgttaccctcagtttccggttttattttgtagaaaccatggaaacaccaaagacgccttattatttacatgttttaatagacaagtgaacaactgttttgatatatttatagacagaaaactaattattgtcatatagctcaacacatttagtttatagtttaaatctattttcttgattttttgcgagtaccatgctttaccatgcctcagtgaaaaacactattttgtcaagtagctaccatagcataatcagatgcaactttatttttagtaacagtaatacagcattttctccatcatacaatacgttttaaaattaattgcatgccatttatcaacacaagccatccagcatttaatatgatattctaaaatcaatctagcttactgcagtgtgtaacaagtgtctcacagcagccaccgagcgaacacacagagtaacattataacatcattttcagcacactcaaatgtatctaatatgataaacagagctgttacctcatactcatgaccagaaaagcggaagcagcgccggcgactgtggcataataaaagttccgctgttCGCGgtgtgtgttgcgcaatcgctccagcggcctcgttcagctcccacaacactcagccctgctctgcttcatactacagtaacattaataatcgcatccatgaacatgatttcttcccgcaTCCTATCCCAATTgctttccaccggctgtgaagtgaagaccacatgtcccaagattccgcgctcaaacttggcgtcatcaagctacgcctttgttttgaataggcctctagtgaCCTCTAGCAGACAGAAAATTTACAGATTGCACCTTTAACACTCTTGGGAAAACTGTGGTACATTTCTTTTCAGAACTCTTTTCAGAAGCCCTGAATAAGTTATGTATCTCCTAGTCACAGGCAACAATATATGATGAGGCCTTTCTAAATACTTGATGAGTATTATCGCAAGTTTTGGATTTTCCTTTGAATGTTCATATTGAGACACTCCAAACTCATCAGTCTTTTGGGTATGTATAGTCATTTATTCATGTATCTCTTTGGATTGCATCCCTCATTCTGTCACAGTCACCAGCTCAATGTTTTCTCCATCCTCCCCCTCTCCTCCTCTCCTGCTGTCTCTCTCCTCCTTCTGGTGCTTCATGGTCACTCTGTCAGAGGGACACAAAGCAACATGACAGAATGGATGAAAACAAAGTGTGCTTCCTTCCTAATGTTGTCTCTCTGAACAAAATCAGCAGGATGCCGTGACAGATCACCCACTGTTattctttcttcctccccattctctctctccctgcaTGTGCCAACCCTCATGCAGTTCAGCTCATACATgtcccttgcagaatctgcaagaCGTTtatcagttgttgtttttttttttgtttttgtttttttacattaccattcaaaagtttggggtcagtaggttttttattattattattcagcaaggatgcattaaattcatcagtgacaataaattacattttaaaatatattacaatagaaaaccgttatattaaattgtaataatattttaaaacattacagttttttctgtatttttttatcacataaatgcaatcttggtgagcatgagagactttaatcaaaaacattaacaaatcttaGAGACCCCAAAGTTCTTTACAGCAATATCTTGCAGATTCTGCataaacatgttaaaataaGTACATACAACACTATTATTGATAGCTGAAAGCATCATAAATCCACAAaatatatagacacacacactattatagtatttattaatattttgaattagcatttatttttatattttcagttttaatattagtaattttattacaaattttatTAGTATTAGTTTAGAAGTTTTAGTAGCCTaattcaacttaaacttattttatttcagctatctgccaaggcaacatttgtAATTTTCATTAGTTTTTCCACCTAATGTTTGTATCATATTTTAATTCAGCTttacttaaatgatttttaatagttttagttttagttaacagtaacaacactgcccacaatattttataaacaaacaatgacAGGAAATCTGCTGATTTATGTGGGTGCAGATTCCATGTGGGCCTGATTATAACTTACGTTTTCCAAAATATGAAAGTTTAACGCAAACATAAACTAATATCACTTAATGTAAGatatatgaaatgaaatttaACTGCTTCTATAGTCAAATACTGctactatatatacagtaataGCAACATAAGCAAAAAATATGCAAAGCAAGtagacatttattattaataatctgGTTATCCAAAtgtgttttgtgaaaaaaatgaaatgtctctCAGAAGTGTTGCTTTGATCAATAATTGCTTGATCATTTAATTACTCATTCCTTCTTTCCTGTCTTTATTTTTTGGGCTCATTTGCTATTCTTTTCCTCCCAAAGTATATTACAAAGCCCCTTTTTAATATGCCTAAACTGCTGTGCATCTAACCATCCTGTTATGACATACCTGAGGTACACTATGATGACAAGGCTGCCTGTGATGCTGAGTACAGTCAGTAAAATCAGTATAATGATGAAACTGCTCTTATGAGGGCGAGGTGTGGCATCATAACCCGGGGGCAGTGACGGCAACACCGCAATCAGTCTAGGGGTTGTAGATGGCAGTGGCTTCACTGAGGTGAGAGGAGGgcaaaactaaagtatactagaCCACAATGAGTTGCACGTTCAAAAATAAGCAATATAAACCCAGCCTACCTTTCAGTTTGAAATACATGCGTGACAGCACAGTACCCTTTTGATCCTGTAGGAGGCAGCGGTAGGTGCCTTCCTCACTGATTGTCAGCTGATTTAGTACAATTTTAGACTCCTCTGTCACCACCAGCAGTTCGTTCTCCCCATCATGTGACAGCTTGCAATGAATAATAAACtcattttagtacattttaattaaaaattcaaatcacAATCAGTATAATCTGGTCTGTGGATCTCTGGAAAGATCACTACTAAAACTGTAACAAATCAACCTaaaagataaacatttaaagtAGGCTAGTTGATACACTACAAGCTGTATTGAAGCTACTTAAGGGGTCATTACCTTAaacattactgtaaaattatatataattacataatataaCCAGTACTTGTTGGGAAAAGTAGTTTGTAACTGGAAAAACAGCCGAGCTGCTGTTGTGCTTTAATTTAGTTAAGTTAGCATCACCTTTTTTAGCTAGTTACTCTCCAACATCCCctaagaagtgcacttaattgtattgagtgtacttcaaatattaaaagtatttttaaactgtacttgcttataatattattgaaataaaaggccacttaaatgTACACCATGACTATGTTTCTTAACACTTTAAAGGACAcctttacatggtgtttgagtCCAAACTTGGACGGtgtttaagtgtccaaaaacattacattcagtttgcatatattctttttaaagtcttatttctgtaataagcactaaaaagtatgttaaagtgtacttcttttttacAAGAGTTGTCTGAAACAGTATTCAAAATGGCTTCAAGATTCTTTGAAACCTgcaaatgaatttaaatgtgtctgtctgtgtgcatgtacatttttttgttcagGATGCCAGGAGTAATGGTACTCGGTCTGTCCAATGACAAGAGCATGCCAAGGCAGGAAACAGTCCAGCACCACCTCCTCTCCTTCATCTGCCTCAAGATGATGCTCTGATAGAAACAAAAAGAGAGGAAGACAAAAGAGAAGTGTGATAATAAAGACTGTTATTGCCATTGGGGTGTGTATATCCGGTGTTTGTCTCACCTCCACAGTCTAGTGGCGGAGTGGCTGAAAGACATGTAAAAAGACCATACTGACAGGAAGTGCAGTTCATCACTCTCTGATACAGCAGCCCTGTAAGAAACAGTCATCCACATCCACACACCCAGTAAGCAATATAACATGCATCATCATACTCCATATACTCAGTGTCCTgtgacacatacagtacatgacCACCAGTCAAAGATTTGAACACACTTGACTGAATTTACGTCTCTCAGGAAAATCCTTTTGATTAAAAGCTTAAAGAGGACCAATTATGCCCTTTtataaagtcttgattttgttttcggGGTCTAAGAATAGGAATAGGTTTTCAAggttgaatgttcaaaaaaacacatgatttttcacatattttacattgtgcagcacctctcttcccagtctgtcagtaacgctctggggtgcgtttcctgtACAACTATATAACTCACTGCTTAACCACCATAGTACAATGCATCGTTGAAGAAATCAACTAGCAAACTCATTCGGGAGTGGTGACTTTCCATTTATTCCCAACTTCTGAGCCTGCTCACCTGAAGTTATGGTTGATTGCTCTTTGGCTGGATATCAACACACCCATTAACGTACTAAAGTTGTTGAGGGTCTGCAGCgatcatttttttctgtccatTTACTATTGTACTACAGGCACCATGTtaaaactacgccagagcgcgtacacacctcacacaccggatgtcGTGTGcccgctcaaggcagttggacatagtggtgtattggaggttaaaaatgatataaatactgttcgcacaaaccgatcgtttctgtcttaggacatcaatgtgtcgtcacgagccgcagggtttaatttggatttgtctgtgcatgtttttttttactctcatacattttgttaccattgccatgcattatatgactgacagactgcaatggttggagttaaaaatcatcatttgtgttctactgaagaaacaaagtcacctacatcttggatgccctgggggtaagcagatgaacatcaaattctcatttttgggtgaactatccctttaagttcacTATGCGCATACTCGAAACTCAAGATGTCAGTGCTATATTGGCACACTAGCAGCTTcacttactacaatggaagagagtgaaggtgcgtcgtccatctttttttacagtctatggtttcaacacactactaacacaACTCAGCTAGGCATTGCCCCTTTTTTGTGTATGCCTTGGgagggaattatttaaatgagtaatAATGTAACGTGTGCGTGTGCGACTACAATTGAGGCTTTTTAGGAAGTTTaaaaacagtgcttactgatatagagattAACTCCCTTAGgagtgctttgtaactttgcagacctttttcacgttcaaacagcaacattacacataaataaagtcaaaaatgtataaaagaaAAGCTGTATTCAGTGTAAAGATCTGTAATCCAGGCGGAAGCTGACTATATAGAACCTGAAGATTCGGTTTTTGGTCGCCACATAATTCCTATTCTTTCATttctgttatgtcttaattttgatgactttattattagtattagtattataaaATTTGCAAAATAGTGAAAAAGAATGAGTGTGTACAAAATTTTGACTGATTACGTTAAGATATTCAGaacaatatatacaataaatatcTCAAATTTGTACTTACCACATTTATTTGGACACAGACCTTtggaaaataatgaaaaaaaaaaaataattagtgAGAACATGTTCTGACATATCATATtgctatatataaacatttactgtatGCCCATTGCCCAACCATCCTACCTTGGGCAATGAAAATCTCCAAATGTTTCTGAAGGATTCTCTTTCCTTTCTCCACTATAGTAATCATATCCCACTGAACAGAACCTACACAATAACacaaactgatttttatttttatttatttaatttttttcatgctTTCAGATATAAAGCATCTTCATTTTTCTTATGTTTTTGCTCTAACATGAAAACGTTGATATTTCCTCCTTCTTATAAAATGGATGACTTCTCTTTTGGAAGTACATAATCTGCATCCTTAAACTCTCACCTGTGCTGTCTTCTTTCCAGTGCCTCTTGAATTCACTCTGATATTCTGTTCGTGCACGATAGAGTGTTGTAGGATCTAAAGCAAACATCGCACAGCACTcaacatcatttatttactaATAGGCCTATAATTTGAAGACAACAGAAATTTGGCAAATCTTACATatagtaccagtcaaaagttatAATTAAAACTTATGCAGATATGAATGCCTATTAACATAAAAGGGTGCCGAACggtcttttttttgtgtttttgtgtttatacTTGAGCCTGGTACGGCACGGCACGATTAGAAACCGTTCTCGGCCCGATTGTCTAATAATCGTGCTGGTAGAAATCGGGAAGTGGCGTCGCCACTCAGGATTaatcacttgtctgttgccagGCTACCAGTTTTTCTGCTGACTAAAACACACTATTTGAGCGAcgtgaacacaaattaataataattaaaacaaatatctgATAATCCTCCATAACGCGGTCACTATTTACACCTCAAATCATCAGTAAACATTTGCGTTACTAAGGCAACGACTGTAGCTTTTGTATTTCATGACAAACAGCGGCcattatcagccccacagtggaaaatgaaaccctaaccgtaccagctggcccggatcggcacggaatggaacgGTTATGCAATGAGTAGTAGTACCTATGACACCACGAAATGATGTGCTGGTCTCCCGATAGTTGACATAAGCGTGCTCAATGATTTGCTTCAGTTCAATTTGATCACGGACAGTGATTCCTTTAACTGAGGACAGGAAATCTTCATGCACATAACGAACCACCGTGTCACACTGCAGACAGGACCTTACCCTGGGGCACGAACCCAGAATCAAAAGCCAGCCGAAAAAAAACGCAAAAGCCATTTTGGAAAGCTAGTGAGTAGGCCTTCAAAACACAAAAGTGAATCTTTGGCATTCTTTAATTAATGTCACTTCAGAGCCAAACACATGATGTCATCCTCATTCTAACTTCAATAGCAAAAATGCTTTTACTATATGAAGAAGACAAAGGGAGTTCAAATgccaaataaacattttttattaaatattagtgATTTTGCCATTGAATTAGCATAACATTTTGTAATGACATTTGGTTTCATTTGTAACATTGTTACTGTTTGTTACATTGGTTAActacatttgttaacatgaactaacaattaacAATACTTCTAGGTAAATGTTAATctaaacatttactaaaacatatttaaaatcaaaacatttttgttaaagggttagttcacccaaaaatgaaaataatgtcatttattactcaccctcatgtcgttccacacccttaagaccttcgttaatcgttaagaacacaaattaagatatttttgttgaagttcgatggctcagtgaggcctgcataacgagcaatgacatttcctctctcaagatccattaatgtactaaaaacatatttaaatcagttcatgtgagtacagtggttcaatattaatattattattattaaactgctgaaatcgcatgactttggcgctccaaaccgctgattcgacacaaaagattcataacgctccgacaTTACaacatgacattattttcatttttgggtgaattaaccctttaacaaagggtaataaatgctgcaaaatatatttatatataaatatacactcaTCATGCAAGTTATTGCATAGTTAAAAAATGTAACCTTactctcaggaaaaaaaaaaaagtacaaaagtgcGGTACCCTTAAAAAGGTTCTAATGTGTACcatttaggtactaatatgtacacttttgGTACCAATATGTACTGTTGAGGTACTTTTGTGCACTATTTAGGTACAAAGCTGTACCATTTGAAAGGGTACCGCCCCAGTGagagcttttgtacctttttttctgagaaaaGTGTTACCactgaaattaataatatttatacttcaaaataatatttgaattagAGAGAAATGAACTGCAtctactttttttcccccttcaattttgttttattttagttattttttggttacactttattttgatagttcactttagacattctactaagtaactttgcaactacaacTCTCATCAGAGTATCAGAATGAGACTGAGCTTTATTCGCCAAGTGTGTGcaaacacacaaggaatttgttgtgtttttttcaggAGCTCTtggtacatacatacatatatgcatGTGACACTAGAACAGAAAGAACACAGATAAGACTAggggggaaaaataaataaaataaacaacaacaataataatgtggTATGCATCTGGAACAGAAGACTACATGCATCATGTAGGGGAGACCGGGGGCAATTGTAACAAATTTTGGTCATGTTGTCATTACTCAAAAGccttttgaaatatttggatACAATTTTTATGTCAGTAACTTGTGTTCTACTTGTTAACAGTCACCAAATGTTTTTACAAGCAATGTTAGAGTCACAATATTGATTGAAACATTAGAAGTTAAATGTAACGTCTGCCCCCACATGCGGGGCGATTGTAACAACACATGTAATACCTTCATATAAATACCAATGACCACAATAAACTCCAGAGAATATAGAT contains:
- the LOC127518148 gene encoding izumo sperm-egg fusion protein 1 — translated: MAFAFFFGWLLILGSCPRVRSCLQCDTVVRYVHEDFLSSVKGITVRDQIELKQIIEHAYVNYRETSTSFRGVIDPTTLYRARTEYQSEFKRHWKEDSTGSVQWDMITIVEKGKRILQKHLEIFIAQGLCPNKCGLLYQRVMNCTSCQYGLFTCLSATPPLDCGEHHLEADEGEEVVLDCFLPWHALVIGQTEYHYSWHPEQKNLSHDGENELLVVTEESKIVLNQLTISEEGTYRCLLQDQKGTVLSRMYFKLKVKPLPSTTPRLIAVLPSLPPGYDATPRPHKSSFIIILILLTVLSITGSLVIIVYLRVTMKHQKEERDSRRGGEGEDGENIELVTVTE